The genomic segment GTGGTTATCGGACAGTGTGGTAACTAGCGGTGAGATTCCTATGACCACCGACTATGAAGCGATCGATCCCGGCCTGTGTCTCAAGGAAGGGGAGCAGTTTCGTCCTGATCCGCTAAAAGACGACCAGGCCGTCTTCATCAAGACGGAGGCAGGATTGGTGGTAGTCCTGGGCTGTGCCCATCGGGGTATCATCAATACCCTGCGCCACGCGCAGAAGGTGACCGGGATGAAACTCATCCATACAGTGGTAGGCGGGACGCATCTTTTCCGTGCTTCCGAGGTGCAACAGGCATTGACCACCGCCGAACTGAAAACTCTGGGCGTTCAAAGGCTGGGGGTTTCCCATTGCACCGGCATGACAGCAGCAGTCAAGCTGGCGCAGGAGTTCGGCGACAACTTCTTCTTCAATAACGCAGGGACTACTATCACGTTTTGAGCTAAGGTGAGATAATACTTGTGCTGGAAACGCTGATGTGGGGAGGTGACCAGGATGGCAATAGCAAAAATAAGCATCGTCCCTGTAGGTACAGGCAGCCCTTCGCTCAGCGAGCACATAGCCCGGGCAGTCAAAGTCCTGCGCCAGGAGAAAGGTGTGAAGTACGAGCTGACATCAATGGGAACGATCATCGAAGGCGATCTGGATGGTATACTCGGCGTTATAAAGAAGATGCACCGGGCTGTTCTAGCTGAAGGGGTTACGAGAGTGGTGACCGCCATCGAAATTGACGACCGGCAGGACAAGACCTCCACTATGGTCAGCAAGGTGGAGTCAGTAGTGAAGAAGCTGCGAAGCTAGCCGGCTGCCGCGCCTAGTTCAAAGGCAATTAAGTCATAGACCAAGGTATCACTGGTGAACCAATGGCGATAGGTCTGTGAGCGCTTGCGCCAAGTTAGAGGCACCGGTGACGACCATTTGGGACTGGAGAGCGTTTAGCAACCCAATATGTCATTGCGAGCCCTTCGCTTTGTGTCATTCTGAGCGTAGCGAAGAATCTCTTGCCGCTCAGGACAGGCTCCGCGAAGCAATCCCTTGTAATCATTTCGAGATTGCTTCGTCGTCCGCCGCAGGCGGACTTCTCGCAATGACAAATAAACAACCTGAAATTGAAGATTTTGCCGTTCATGTTCTATAATGCAATTGAGGGAGCCCATGCGAAGGCCAGCAGTGGCAGGTTCGTGGTATGCTGGATCAGAGGCAGCGCTACGCCGCCAGATTGAGGACTGTTTTCGGCATTCCCTGGGACCAGGGATGCTGCCTAGCGGCATCAAGGCCACGCAAAGACATATCTTGGGATTGGTCAGCCCCCACGCTGGATACATGTATTCCGGCCCAGTGGCTTGTCACGGTTTCCTTGAGATAGCCTCAGAACCCAAGCCCCAAATCGTTGTCGTTTTGGGCCCCAATCACAGCGGTATGGGCGCGGCTGTAGCCCTCAGCCATGAAGATAGGTGGCAGACACCTCTGGGCGAGGTGGAGCTGGATAGGGGGGTGGGGGAGGCAATCGTTTCCGCCTCACGCTGGGCCGAATGGGACGATCTGGCCCATGTCCGAGAACACTCCGTTGAGCTTCAGTTGCCTTTCCTTCAGTATATCTACGATGGCGGATTTCGGGTTGTGCTTATCTCCATGTTGAGGCAGAACCTGGAGGTCAGCCAGGATTTAGGTAAGGCTATCGCTGCTGCCTTGAAGGGGAAGGATGGACTGGTAATTGCCAGCACTGATTTCACCCATTACGAGACACGAGCATCGGCAGGCAAGAAAGACCACCTAGCCATAGAGGCGATCCTCAGTTTAGACCCGAGGCGGCTGGCGAAAGTGGTGACTGAGTATGACATCAGCATGTGCGGCCCGGGGCCGGTGATGACTGTGCTCACTGCCTGCAAAGAGTTGGGAGCCACCAAAGCTCGCCTTTTGCGTTACGCCACCTCCGGCGATATCACCGGAGACCCTCAGGTAGTGGGCTATGCTTCTTTGGCCGTCTCTACCTGACGGACAAGCTGTGCGGTGTTCGGTTTATTGAAAGGGGCAGTTCTGGCCCCTCAGACCAGAACCTTTCTCAGGTCAATAATGCGGTCGCGGAGCAGGGCGGCCTTTTCAAATTCCAGGTTTCTGGCGGCCACCTTCATCTGAGATTCCAAATCCTTGATCAAGCGGGCCACTTCGTCCTTGGAGGCAGGGGTGACCGCCTCGTAGGGGACGCGTGCCTCAGCTACGGCCTTCACCCGGTCGGTGATATCTCTGATGGCTTTCCTTATGCTCTGAGGGGTGATGCCGTGCTCCCGGTTGTAGGCTTCCTGCACTTTCCGACGCCGATA from the Chloroflexota bacterium genome contains:
- the amrB gene encoding AmmeMemoRadiSam system protein B, with translation MREPMRRPAVAGSWYAGSEAALRRQIEDCFRHSLGPGMLPSGIKATQRHILGLVSPHAGYMYSGPVACHGFLEIASEPKPQIVVVLGPNHSGMGAAVALSHEDRWQTPLGEVELDRGVGEAIVSASRWAEWDDLAHVREHSVELQLPFLQYIYDGGFRVVLISMLRQNLEVSQDLGKAIAAALKGKDGLVIASTDFTHYETRASAGKKDHLAIEAILSLDPRRLAKVVTEYDISMCGPGPVMTVLTACKELGATKARLLRYATSGDITGDPQVVGYASLAVST
- a CDS encoding MTH1187 family thiamine-binding protein, coding for MAIAKISIVPVGTGSPSLSEHIARAVKVLRQEKGVKYELTSMGTIIEGDLDGILGVIKKMHRAVLAEGVTRVVTAIEIDDRQDKTSTMVSKVESVVKKLRS